The following are encoded in a window of Sphaerisporangium siamense genomic DNA:
- a CDS encoding MFS transporter yields the protein MIPEEDVARRARRRSLTALLLAEVISVAGTYVTRLALPWFVLTATDSTSQMGAVLATQMAAMAIFGIPAGPLADRLTPRRTMQIADLARGALILLVPVLQAAHLLSFPVLLAIVFLVGSFFTPYHAAQRVLLPDLVRDDQQALSQANALLIGATRTASLLGPAVAGMLVATSGASTALIVDAATFFASYLLITFFVRGKQPSSAGNAPPTVFSGLILLVRDRVLRPWTIAQCVCEMAVQIVLAAVPIMAFLRYGGDPRTAGLLLMMFGAGAVAGNVLVLLLLPRWTTSRLIVAGCVLEPAILWVLAIDTRAVTVGVVLLLAGSALGLINGPGTAMQTHHTPPALRTHGMSAFATLILGSGALGLALTAPALETLSPEAVFTLVAMLYTIGSLFAIASTARSDGA from the coding sequence ATGATTCCGGAGGAGGACGTCGCCCGCCGCGCCCGGCGGAGATCTCTCACGGCCCTCCTGCTCGCCGAGGTGATCTCGGTCGCGGGCACCTATGTCACCCGGCTGGCGCTCCCCTGGTTCGTCCTGACCGCGACGGACTCGACCAGCCAGATGGGCGCCGTCCTCGCGACCCAGATGGCGGCCATGGCGATCTTCGGCATTCCCGCGGGGCCGCTCGCCGACCGGCTCACGCCCCGGCGCACCATGCAGATCGCCGACCTCGCGCGCGGGGCCCTGATCCTGCTCGTGCCGGTGCTCCAGGCGGCGCACCTGCTGTCGTTCCCCGTCCTGCTCGCCATCGTCTTCCTCGTGGGGTCGTTCTTCACGCCGTACCACGCGGCGCAGCGGGTCCTGCTGCCGGATCTCGTCCGGGACGACCAGCAGGCCCTGTCCCAGGCGAACGCGCTGCTCATCGGCGCCACCCGGACCGCGTCCCTGCTCGGCCCCGCCGTCGCGGGAATGCTCGTCGCCACCTCCGGCGCCTCCACCGCGCTGATCGTCGACGCGGCCACCTTCTTCGCGTCCTACCTCCTGATCACGTTCTTCGTCCGCGGGAAACAGCCGTCCTCCGCCGGGAACGCGCCGCCGACCGTCTTCTCCGGCCTGATCCTGCTGGTGCGCGACCGCGTGCTGCGTCCCTGGACGATCGCGCAGTGCGTCTGTGAGATGGCCGTCCAGATCGTCCTGGCGGCCGTCCCGATCATGGCCTTTCTGCGGTACGGCGGGGACCCGCGCACGGCGGGCCTGCTCCTCATGATGTTCGGCGCGGGCGCCGTCGCCGGCAACGTCCTCGTGCTGCTCCTGCTGCCCCGCTGGACCACCTCCCGCCTGATCGTCGCGGGTTGCGTCCTCGAACCGGCCATCCTCTGGGTGCTCGCGATCGACACCCGCGCGGTCACCGTCGGCGTGGTGCTGCTGCTCGCCGGCTCGGCCCTCGGGCTCATCAACGGCCCCGGCACCGCGATGCAGACCCACCACACCCCGCCCGCCCTGCGCACCCATGGCATGTCCGCCTTCGCGACCCTCATCCTCGGGTCCGGCGCCCTCGGCCTGGCGCTGACGGCCCCGGCTCTCGAAACCCTCTCCCCCGAGGCCGTCTTCACCCTGGTCGCCATGCTCTACACGATCGGCTCCCTCTTCGCCATCGCCTCGACCGCGCGCTCGGACGGCGCGTGA